The proteins below come from a single Mycobacterium parmense genomic window:
- a CDS encoding TetR/AcrR family transcriptional regulator codes for MLSISNAAPDPGERILAAAASCVVDFGVDRVTLAEIARRAGVSRPTVYRRWADTKSIVAALLTRHVMGALDKAPLAGDDRESLVRQIVTVADLLRRDKLVMSVLHSELAPIYITERLGSSQQMLIDALAARMRVAQRSGSVRAGDPLQMATMVLLIAQSTIQSAQIVASILDAGALADELAHALNGYLS; via the coding sequence ATGCTGTCAATCAGTAACGCCGCGCCGGACCCCGGTGAGCGGATCCTGGCCGCGGCGGCCAGTTGCGTGGTCGACTTCGGTGTCGACCGGGTGACCCTGGCCGAGATCGCGCGCCGCGCTGGGGTGAGCAGGCCGACGGTGTATCGCCGGTGGGCGGACACGAAGTCGATCGTGGCGGCGCTGCTGACGCGGCACGTGATGGGCGCGCTGGACAAGGCGCCGCTGGCCGGGGACGACCGCGAATCGCTGGTGCGGCAGATCGTCACGGTCGCCGACCTGCTGCGCCGCGACAAACTGGTGATGTCCGTGCTGCACTCGGAGTTGGCGCCCATCTACATCACCGAGCGGCTGGGCTCCAGCCAGCAGATGCTGATCGACGCGCTCGCCGCGCGGATGCGGGTAGCCCAACGCAGCGGCAGCGTGCGCGCCGGCGACCCGCTGCAGATGGCCACCATGGTGTTGCTGATCGCCCAGTCGACCATCCAGTCGGCCCAGATCGTCGCGTCGATCCTGGACGCCGGCGCTCTGGCCGACGAACTCGCCCACGCCCTGAACGGATACCTGTCGTGA
- a CDS encoding glycerol-3-phosphate dehydrogenase/oxidase, whose product MTPLGSGALNAARRAADLTALGDGERPDVLVIGGGITGAGIALDAASRGLRVALVEKHDLAFGTSRWSSKLVHGGLRYLASGNVAIARRSAIERGILMSRNAPHLVRAMPQLVPLLPSMSRADRALVRAGFLAGDALRALAGTSPATLPRSRRVAAQRVVQMVPAVRRDGLAGGLLAYDGQLIDDARLVTAVARTAAQHGARILTHVAAAEATGTSARLTDRRTGQSFDVSAAAVINATGVWAAEIDGGLRLRPSRGTHLVFDAGAFGNPTAALTIPIPGELNRFVFAMPEQLGRVYLGLTDEAAPGPIPDVPEPSGEEVTFLLDTVNTALGTALKAADVIGAYAGLRPLIDSGQGRTADVSREHAVVESASGVISVIGGKLTEYRYMAQDVLDRAVALRHLRAGDCRTRNLPLIGAPSNPGPASPVHQGPVAGLPASLVARYGAEAPQVFATATCERPTEPVAEGIDVTRAEFEYAVTHECALDVSDILDRRTRIGLVPRDRERVVAVAAEFMARFGLPG is encoded by the coding sequence GTGACGCCCCTGGGATCGGGAGCCCTCAACGCCGCGCGCCGCGCGGCCGACCTGACCGCGCTCGGCGACGGTGAGCGGCCCGACGTGCTCGTGATCGGCGGCGGCATCACCGGGGCCGGCATCGCGCTGGACGCCGCGTCGCGCGGGCTGCGGGTGGCGCTCGTCGAGAAACACGATTTGGCGTTCGGCACCAGCCGGTGGAGCTCCAAGCTGGTGCACGGCGGGCTGCGCTACCTGGCGAGCGGCAACGTCGCGATCGCCAGGCGCAGCGCCATCGAACGCGGGATCCTGATGTCGCGCAACGCCCCGCACCTCGTGCGCGCGATGCCTCAACTGGTTCCGCTGCTGCCGTCGATGAGCCGCGCCGACCGCGCCCTGGTCCGGGCGGGGTTCCTCGCCGGCGACGCGTTGCGGGCGCTCGCGGGCACCTCGCCGGCGACCCTACCGCGGTCGCGCCGGGTGGCGGCACAGCGCGTCGTGCAGATGGTCCCCGCCGTGCGCCGCGACGGCCTGGCCGGCGGGCTGCTGGCCTACGACGGGCAGCTGATCGACGACGCCCGGCTGGTCACCGCCGTCGCACGCACCGCGGCTCAGCACGGCGCCCGCATCCTCACCCACGTGGCGGCGGCGGAGGCCACCGGCACGTCGGCGCGGCTGACCGATCGGCGCACGGGGCAGTCGTTCGACGTCTCCGCCGCGGCGGTGATCAACGCGACCGGGGTGTGGGCCGCCGAGATCGACGGCGGGCTGCGGCTGCGGCCCAGCCGCGGTACCCACCTGGTGTTCGACGCCGGCGCCTTCGGCAATCCGACTGCGGCGCTGACCATTCCGATCCCCGGCGAGCTCAACCGGTTCGTGTTCGCCATGCCCGAGCAGCTGGGCCGCGTGTATCTGGGGCTGACCGACGAAGCCGCGCCCGGCCCCATTCCCGACGTCCCCGAGCCGTCGGGCGAGGAGGTCACCTTCCTGCTGGACACCGTCAACACCGCGCTGGGGACCGCGCTCAAGGCGGCCGACGTGATCGGCGCCTACGCGGGCCTGCGGCCGCTGATCGACAGCGGGCAGGGCCGCACCGCGGACGTCTCGCGCGAGCACGCCGTCGTCGAGTCGGCGTCCGGCGTGATCAGCGTGATCGGCGGCAAGCTGACCGAATACCGCTACATGGCCCAGGACGTCCTGGATCGCGCCGTGGCCCTGCGACACCTGCGCGCCGGTGACTGCCGGACGCGCAACCTGCCGCTGATCGGCGCGCCGTCCAATCCGGGGCCGGCGTCTCCGGTCCACCAGGGGCCGGTCGCCGGTCTGCCGGCATCGCTGGTGGCGCGTTACGGCGCGGAGGCGCCGCAGGTGTTCGCGACCGCCACCTGCGAGCGCCCCACCGAACCGGTCGCTGAGGGCATCGACGTGACCCGGGCGGAGTTCGAATACGCGGTGACCCACGAGTGCGCGCTGGACGTCTCCGATATCTTGGATCGGCGGACCCGCATTGGCCTGGTGCCACGGGACCGCGAGCGGGTTGTTGCCGTGGCCGCGGAGTTCATGGCACGTTTCGGCTTGCCGGGCTGA
- a CDS encoding TetR/AcrR family transcriptional regulator: MTADSVRGERAARRPAGKNRGRFDPSLDAAILEAALEGLGEQGYDRMSMDDIASRAGVGKAAIYRRWPSKAAVVADAIAHWRRGHGPVDPPDTGSLRGDIDALVDAVPDFDEAALSTIKVIIGAATAAMHTPVLAAALDDLVLCVPRQIIKVVLDQAVARGEIPSGHDLTLIPDAILGLNVLRMMAGRPIDRVYARRALEQVMLPLATLNRVD; encoded by the coding sequence ATGACTGCCGACAGCGTTCGAGGTGAACGGGCGGCGCGCCGGCCAGCGGGCAAAAATCGGGGACGCTTTGATCCCTCTCTTGACGCCGCCATCCTCGAGGCCGCGCTGGAGGGGCTGGGCGAACAGGGCTACGACCGGATGAGTATGGACGACATCGCGTCGCGTGCGGGTGTTGGCAAGGCCGCGATCTACCGGCGCTGGCCGTCGAAGGCAGCGGTGGTGGCCGATGCGATCGCGCACTGGCGGCGGGGACACGGACCGGTCGACCCGCCGGATACCGGGAGCCTGCGCGGCGACATCGACGCACTGGTGGACGCGGTGCCGGACTTCGACGAAGCCGCTCTGAGCACGATCAAGGTGATCATCGGCGCGGCGACGGCGGCAATGCACACTCCCGTCCTCGCGGCGGCGCTGGACGATCTTGTGCTGTGCGTGCCGCGTCAGATCATCAAGGTGGTCCTCGACCAGGCCGTGGCCCGGGGCGAGATTCCTTCGGGTCACGATTTGACGCTCATACCCGACGCCATCCTGGGCCTCAACGTCCTGCGAATGATGGCGGGACGACCGATCGATCGCGTCTACGCTCGCCGCGCTCTTGAACAGGTGATGCTTCCGCTCGCGACCCTCAATCGCGTCGACT